In Fibrobacter sp. UWR2, a single window of DNA contains:
- a CDS encoding GNAT family N-acetyltransferase: MVQTRVDREHLSFIRLKPSYSVENFSCGDDDLDDFILHRASTFQKHLLSVSYAYVDGDSGKVLAYCSLANDKVAITDFKDKAEFNRFRKKRGFPNEKRLKSYPAVKLCRLGVDESVKGQQIGTIIIDYIKWMYMNNNRAGCRFLTVDAYLDAVPFYEKNGFRFMNAEDNDPHTRLMYYDLMDIVA, from the coding sequence TTCAAACACGTGTAGATAGGGAACATTTAAGTTTCATTAGATTGAAACCTTCCTATTCTGTTGAAAATTTTAGTTGCGGCGATGATGATTTGGATGATTTTATCCTTCATCGTGCTTCAACTTTTCAAAAGCACCTGCTTTCGGTTAGCTATGCCTATGTAGATGGCGATTCAGGTAAGGTTTTGGCTTATTGTAGCCTTGCCAATGACAAGGTCGCCATAACGGATTTCAAGGACAAGGCGGAATTCAACCGTTTCCGCAAGAAGCGGGGCTTTCCGAATGAAAAGCGCCTGAAGAGTTATCCTGCGGTCAAATTGTGTCGCCTTGGTGTTGACGAGTCAGTCAAAGGTCAACAAATTGGAACGATTATTATAGACTATATCAAGTGGATGTACATGAATAACAACAGGGCCGGTTGTCGCTTCCTCACTGTTGACGCCTATTTGGATGCGGTTCCGTTCTACGAAAAGAATGGATTCCGCTTCATGAACGCCGAGGACAACGATCCTCATACGCGTCTCATGTATTACGACCTGATGGATATCGTGGCGTAG
- a CDS encoding DUF1232 domain-containing protein, translated as MDKEPEIIDVEVIEKEVVEKNGASDFQKGLAVFFVIMSLLYTASPIDLAPDAIPVIGWLDDAGFLITATMNAVQQFTKDQNSSMVKILKYTKWLLIIATVIAALLLGGLIAAIVALIVK; from the coding sequence ATGGATAAAGAACCCGAAATCATTGATGTGGAAGTTATTGAGAAGGAAGTTGTCGAGAAAAATGGCGCGTCTGATTTCCAGAAGGGGCTCGCGGTTTTCTTCGTCATTATGTCGCTTCTGTACACCGCGTCGCCCATCGACCTTGCACCTGATGCAATTCCTGTAATTGGCTGGCTTGATGATGCGGGATTCCTTATTACAGCAACAATGAATGCTGTTCAGCAGTTTACAAAAGACCAGAATTCCTCGATGGTAAAAATCCTGAAATACACCAAGTGGCTCTTGATTATAGCGACCGTTATTGCTGCGCTGTTGCTGGGTGGGTTGATTGCTGCGATTGTGGCTCTGATTGTAAAATGA
- the dtd gene encoding D-aminoacyl-tRNA deacylase codes for MKFLIQRVLNAQVDIAGETVGKIGKGYMILIGVGEEDTREIADRLIRKMLALRIFADENGKTNLSIKDVGGELLLVSQFTLYANCNKGNRPTFNGAGNPALANELYEYIIAECKKEIPVVQTGKFGADMQVTLTNDGPFTIMLE; via the coding sequence ATGAAATTCTTGATCCAGCGAGTATTGAACGCCCAGGTGGATATTGCGGGCGAAACCGTCGGCAAGATCGGCAAGGGCTACATGATTCTCATCGGCGTGGGCGAAGAAGACACCCGCGAAATCGCCGACAGGCTCATCCGCAAGATGCTTGCGCTGCGCATCTTCGCCGACGAAAACGGGAAGACGAACTTGTCAATCAAAGACGTGGGTGGCGAACTCCTGCTCGTCTCGCAATTTACCTTGTATGCAAACTGCAACAAGGGCAACCGCCCTACATTCAACGGCGCCGGCAACCCCGCGCTTGCAAACGAGCTTTACGAATACATTATCGCCGAATGCAAAAAAGAAATCCCCGTCGTACAGACAGGGAAATTCGGCGCCGACATGCAGGTAACCCTTACGAACGACGGTCCGTTCACAATCATGCTGGAATAA